In Streptomyces sp. NBC_01551, one DNA window encodes the following:
- a CDS encoding RimK family alpha-L-glutamate ligase, which translates to MRIGLITPEPGHPLLAGMAALLAPGHRVEVLDPGAGADAAPPGSPADLYLLKSGTPRALELARELERRGAPVVNSAAATALCQDRTEMAELAVRAGLPFAATRTHEALSAWAAGVSLASPVVVKSRRNRRGDLVARVDTPAELRELARAWPGEPVVVQEFAPNSGWDHKLWAIGDRIFAARRRSELSPQGRGPNLPLARLPSGWADLTLRVGEVFGLDVYGVDIIDVGDGAPLIVDVNAFPGVRGQAGAPEALAALALRRAGSPSVPAPRDGSDT; encoded by the coding sequence GTGAGGATCGGCCTCATCACGCCGGAGCCCGGGCATCCGCTGCTGGCGGGCATGGCCGCGCTGCTCGCCCCCGGGCACCGGGTGGAGGTGCTGGACCCGGGGGCGGGGGCCGACGCCGCGCCCCCCGGCTCGCCGGCCGACCTGTATCTGCTGAAGTCGGGCACGCCGCGGGCCCTGGAGCTCGCGCGGGAGCTGGAGCGGCGGGGAGCGCCCGTGGTGAACTCCGCCGCGGCGACCGCGTTGTGCCAGGACCGGACGGAGATGGCGGAGCTGGCCGTGCGGGCGGGCCTGCCGTTCGCGGCCACCCGTACGCACGAGGCGCTGTCGGCCTGGGCCGCCGGGGTGTCGCTGGCCTCCCCCGTGGTGGTCAAGAGCCGGCGCAACCGCCGGGGCGATCTGGTCGCCCGCGTGGACACCCCGGCGGAGCTGCGTGAGCTGGCCCGGGCGTGGCCGGGCGAGCCGGTGGTGGTGCAGGAGTTCGCGCCCAACAGCGGCTGGGACCACAAGCTCTGGGCGATCGGGGACCGGATCTTCGCGGCCCGGCGCCGCTCCGAACTCTCGCCGCAGGGGCGGGGTCCCAACCTGCCGCTCGCGCGGCTGCCGTCCGGCTGGGCGGATCTGACGCTCCGCGTCGGCGAGGTGTTCGGGCTGGACGTGTACGGCGTGGACATCATCGACGTGGGCGACGGCGCCCCGCTGATCGTGGACGTCAACGCTTTCCCCGGGGTCCGCGGCCAGGCCGGCGCCCCCGAGGCCCTGGCCGCGCTGGCCCTGCGCCGGGCCGGATCCCCCTCGGTCCCGGCCCCTCGTGACGGGAGCGACACGTGA
- a CDS encoding RimK family alpha-L-glutamate ligase, giving the protein MRLCFLVEEHYRHDGMPNEVVRQLTAWGHQVDVVRPGGSLLRMTEVVGAGTHDAWVLKTVSGGPGLTLLEAAAAAGLTTVNDARSIRGVRDKALAAAIGRTRGLPMPATYAVARPELLREIPATEYPLVVKPADGSSGRAVHLVSSPRQLEPLLPELAGEGLLIAQPYVPNSGTDIKVYAVGGELFATERCSPLHPDPAVRERRVPLSAEVAAIAAQVGAVYGLDLYGVDVLLGPDGPMVVDVNDFPSFRQVPDAAARVARAVLDLARAGGASAAPAAAPTASVPAASAPAVNPLPPTAAPVPRSRAQALPVSIPAQVSVRVGESL; this is encoded by the coding sequence ATGAGGCTCTGCTTCCTGGTGGAGGAGCACTACCGTCACGACGGCATGCCCAACGAGGTCGTCCGGCAGCTGACGGCCTGGGGCCACCAGGTCGACGTGGTGCGGCCGGGCGGATCGTTGCTGCGCATGACCGAGGTCGTGGGCGCGGGCACGCACGACGCGTGGGTGCTCAAGACAGTGTCCGGCGGACCGGGACTGACCCTGCTCGAAGCGGCCGCCGCGGCCGGCCTGACCACCGTCAACGACGCGCGCTCCATCCGGGGCGTACGGGACAAGGCGCTGGCCGCCGCCATCGGCCGCACCCGGGGGCTGCCGATGCCGGCGACGTACGCCGTGGCCCGGCCGGAGCTGCTGCGGGAGATCCCGGCCACCGAGTACCCCCTCGTCGTCAAGCCCGCCGACGGCAGTTCGGGGCGGGCGGTGCACCTGGTGTCCTCGCCGCGGCAGCTCGAACCGCTGCTCCCGGAGCTGGCGGGCGAGGGCCTGCTCATCGCCCAGCCGTACGTGCCCAACTCGGGCACCGACATCAAGGTGTACGCCGTCGGCGGGGAGCTGTTCGCGACCGAGCGCTGCTCGCCGCTGCACCCGGATCCGGCGGTACGGGAGCGCCGGGTGCCGCTGTCGGCGGAAGTCGCCGCGATCGCCGCGCAGGTGGGGGCGGTGTACGGGCTGGACCTGTACGGGGTGGACGTCCTGCTGGGCCCGGACGGGCCGATGGTCGTCGACGTGAACGACTTCCCGAGTTTCCGTCAGGTCCCGGACGCGGCGGCCCGGGTGGCCCGGGCGGTACTGGACCTGGCCCGGGCGGGCGGTGCGTCCGCGGCCCCGGCAGCCGCCCCGACGGCCTCCGTCCCAGCGGCCTCCGCCCCGGCCGTGAACCCCCTCCCGCCCACGGCGGCCCCCGTACCGCGCTCCCGGGCGCAGGCGCTGCCCGTGTCGATCCCGGCGCAGGTCTCGGTGCGGGTCGGTGAGTCGCTGTGA
- a CDS encoding sensor histidine kinase KdpD — protein sequence MSASPSPLRPSALAMLVTTLASGAFCTAAVAAAPSSVQVPLAWFAGSGALLLSVAAFAVTWLAQTARVLRRRIGDGEARIARLTSETAARTAELDRLTGIHADELARRASAHAAELGAANAAHAATRERLGEELRRAESGRAAAMAAAANTAGRMQALATGMLADLREMEHRHADEDVLGDLLHLDHRTAQAGRMADSIAVLTGARSGRRWAKPIVMESILRGAMGRIGAYQRVRLHSTSDAAVAGHAAEGVMHALAELLDNAANFSPPTAEVHVYVEEVPAGIVITVEDSGLVMSDVQLRRAERAVTAESLDLAGLSGTRLGLAVVGRLARKHGLTVSFRPSARGGTGALMLLPHDLLSRTPSDPPVAPLPIDLPPAAGPASAEGRAPARTTADAAEPEAAHGTPADPVGPAAVAARGVESRGEDGPGARPGGEEPATGPGGLPQRRRGRTLAAAHPEGPDAAPRTAPPPGGASRSAARFGSFRQAVRAAAAPTQPSNPPHPEGETEK from the coding sequence ATGTCGGCGTCGCCTTCCCCCCTTCGCCCCTCCGCCCTCGCCATGCTGGTCACCACGCTGGCCTCGGGCGCGTTCTGCACGGCGGCGGTGGCAGCGGCCCCCTCGTCCGTCCAGGTTCCCCTGGCCTGGTTCGCCGGCTCCGGCGCCCTGCTGCTCAGCGTCGCCGCCTTCGCCGTGACCTGGCTGGCCCAGACGGCCCGGGTGCTCCGCCGCCGGATCGGCGACGGTGAGGCGCGGATCGCACGGCTGACCTCCGAGACGGCCGCCCGCACCGCCGAACTCGACCGGCTCACCGGGATCCACGCCGACGAACTGGCGCGCCGTGCCTCCGCGCACGCCGCCGAACTCGGCGCCGCGAACGCCGCCCACGCCGCCACCCGCGAGCGGCTCGGCGAGGAACTGCGCCGCGCCGAGTCCGGCCGTGCCGCCGCGATGGCCGCCGCCGCCAACACGGCCGGGCGGATGCAGGCGCTCGCCACCGGCATGCTGGCCGACCTGCGCGAGATGGAGCACCGGCACGCCGACGAGGACGTCCTCGGGGACCTGCTCCACCTCGACCACCGCACCGCCCAGGCCGGGCGCATGGCCGACTCCATCGCCGTCCTCACCGGAGCCCGCTCGGGCCGCCGCTGGGCGAAGCCGATCGTCATGGAGTCCATCCTGCGCGGCGCCATGGGCCGGATCGGCGCCTACCAGCGGGTCCGGCTGCACTCCACCAGCGACGCCGCCGTCGCCGGGCACGCCGCCGAGGGCGTCATGCACGCGCTGGCCGAACTCCTCGACAACGCCGCGAACTTCTCCCCGCCGACCGCCGAGGTCCACGTGTACGTGGAGGAGGTGCCGGCCGGGATCGTCATCACCGTCGAGGACAGCGGGCTGGTGATGAGCGACGTGCAGCTGCGGCGCGCCGAACGCGCCGTGACCGCCGAGTCCCTCGACCTCGCCGGGCTCTCCGGAACCCGCCTCGGCCTCGCCGTCGTCGGCCGCCTCGCCCGCAAGCACGGCCTCACCGTCTCCTTCCGCCCCTCCGCCCGCGGCGGCACGGGCGCCCTGATGCTCCTCCCGCACGACCTCCTCAGCCGCACGCCGTCGGATCCGCCGGTGGCCCCCCTCCCGATCGACCTTCCGCCCGCCGCCGGCCCGGCGTCTGCCGAGGGCCGCGCCCCGGCCCGGACGACGGCCGACGCCGCCGAGCCCGAGGCTGCCCACGGCACTCCGGCCGACCCGGTGGGCCCCGCCGCGGTGGCGGCGCGCGGCGTCGAGTCCCGGGGAGAGGACGGCCCGGGCGCGCGCCCCGGCGGCGAGGAGCCGGCGACCGGCCCCGGCGGGCTGCCGCAGCGGCGGCGGGGGCGGACGCTGGCCGCCGCTCACCCCGAGGGGCCCGACGCCGCGCCCCGTACCGCGCCCCCGCCTGGCGGAGCGTCCCGCTCGGCCGCCCGCTTCGGCAGCTTCCGCCAGGCCGTACGCGCCGCGGCCGCGCCGACGCAGCCCTCGAACCCCCCGCACCCGGAAGGCGAAACGGAAAAATGA
- a CDS encoding MepB family protein has protein sequence MNPDLRAARELVYVPCGFACSEPVPEAESAEYAAHTFTLDGRSVRFRAARTTPTKAGQFVTVWQRSPGGPIRPFDAADPVDLFVVSCRDRGRFGQFVFSVDAFRRHGVVSVDGAGGKRALRVYPPWVTTTSRQAARTQAWQLEHFLDLSVPAAVDLGRARELYGPPAAAPPDVSRG, from the coding sequence GTGAACCCCGATCTGCGCGCGGCCCGCGAACTCGTCTACGTCCCGTGCGGCTTCGCCTGCTCCGAGCCCGTGCCCGAGGCGGAGAGCGCCGAGTACGCCGCCCACACGTTCACCCTCGACGGCCGCTCCGTCCGGTTCCGGGCGGCGCGGACGACGCCCACCAAGGCCGGCCAGTTCGTCACGGTGTGGCAGAGGTCCCCCGGCGGGCCCATCCGGCCCTTCGACGCGGCGGATCCCGTGGACCTCTTCGTCGTCAGCTGCCGCGACCGGGGCCGCTTCGGCCAGTTCGTCTTCTCCGTGGACGCGTTCCGCCGGCACGGGGTCGTCTCCGTGGACGGCGCCGGGGGCAAGCGGGCCCTGCGCGTGTACCCGCCCTGGGTGACGACGACCAGCCGCCAGGCCGCCCGTACCCAAGCCTGGCAGCTGGAGCACTTCCTGGACCTGAGCGTGCCCGCCGCCGTCGACCTCGGCCGGGCCCGGGAGCTCTACGGGCCTCCGGCGGCCGCCCCGCCCGACGTCAGCCGCGGCTGA
- a CDS encoding antibiotic biosynthesis monooxygenase, with translation MNTHDHEEAATAIIGQKVVPGLEREYASWQEDVNAAAAGYPGSLGSEVSPPTPLQPDWVTVYRFDSIAHLQAWINSATRQRLLDAGGKYFDGPATQQVVSGGTRPTDPLVTVVVTHRVHPHSVEDFLKWQRHMSEEESKFEGFRGTEIFRPVEGLQDDWTTLYRFDSAEHLDAWLTSAERQEVLAEGEKFDDYRMRTIDNSFGSWFAFEENGKEAPPPSVTKTAIAVWVGLYPTVVLLALALSPLQLPIWIGLLVGNLLSSLVMSFFTMPFYVNPLLGRWLRPPRDESPRKNNLVGIGLVVALNLFWVAVFYLVTRQIWTLP, from the coding sequence ATGAACACCCACGATCACGAAGAGGCCGCGACGGCCATCATCGGCCAGAAGGTCGTGCCCGGGCTGGAGCGCGAATACGCCTCCTGGCAGGAGGACGTCAACGCCGCGGCGGCCGGCTATCCCGGATCTCTCGGTTCCGAGGTCTCCCCGCCGACACCGCTGCAACCCGACTGGGTGACCGTGTACCGGTTCGACTCGATCGCCCATCTGCAGGCGTGGATCAACAGCGCGACCCGGCAGCGGCTGCTCGACGCGGGCGGCAAGTACTTCGACGGCCCCGCGACCCAGCAGGTGGTCAGCGGCGGCACGCGCCCCACGGACCCACTGGTGACCGTGGTCGTCACCCATCGCGTCCACCCGCACTCCGTCGAGGACTTCCTCAAGTGGCAGCGCCACATGAGCGAGGAGGAGAGCAAGTTCGAGGGGTTCCGCGGTACGGAGATCTTCCGCCCGGTCGAGGGACTCCAGGACGACTGGACGACGCTGTACCGCTTCGACAGCGCCGAACACCTCGATGCGTGGCTGACCTCCGCCGAGCGCCAGGAAGTCCTCGCCGAGGGCGAGAAGTTCGACGACTACAGGATGCGCACCATCGACAACTCGTTCGGCAGCTGGTTCGCCTTCGAGGAGAACGGCAAGGAAGCGCCACCGCCGTCGGTGACCAAGACGGCCATCGCGGTCTGGGTCGGCCTGTACCCGACGGTCGTGTTGCTTGCGCTCGCCCTGTCCCCGTTGCAGCTGCCGATCTGGATCGGCCTGCTCGTGGGCAACCTGCTGTCGAGCCTCGTCATGAGCTTCTTCACGATGCCGTTCTACGTGAACCCCTTGCTGGGACGGTGGCTGCGCCCGCCACGGGACGAATCGCCGAGGAAGAACAACCTCGTCGGCATCGGCCTCGTCGTCGCGCTCAACCTGTTCTGGGTCGCGGTGTTCTACCTCGTGACGCGACAGATCTGGACGTTGCCGTAG
- a CDS encoding xanthine dehydrogenase family protein subunit M, whose translation MDLNTIADVVRRPADRPGADWREGDAWLAGGTWLYSAEQPDLRRLVDLTSLRWDALVPSDDGLEIGATCTIGELYAFRPPTHWSAGPLFATSCEAFLSSFKIWNAATVGGNICMSLPAGPMITLTVALEATYELWAPDGSTRTVDALDFVTGDHRNVLTPGELLRRVRIPAHALRKRTTHRRFSLTRLGRSTVFLIATQTPGTSDLLLTVTAGTTRPVRMVFDTMPDAGTLQQSLDVIPVDVWFADPNGTPEHRRHLTKHFVEEMRRELAAGGPA comes from the coding sequence ATGGACCTCAACACGATCGCCGATGTCGTCCGCCGCCCGGCCGACCGGCCAGGTGCCGACTGGCGCGAGGGTGATGCGTGGCTGGCGGGCGGAACGTGGCTGTACTCCGCGGAGCAGCCGGACCTGCGCCGGCTCGTCGACCTGACCTCACTGCGGTGGGACGCCCTCGTCCCGAGCGACGACGGCCTCGAGATCGGTGCCACCTGCACCATCGGTGAGCTGTACGCGTTCCGGCCGCCGACGCACTGGTCCGCGGGCCCCCTGTTCGCGACGAGCTGCGAGGCGTTCCTCTCCTCGTTCAAGATCTGGAACGCGGCGACCGTCGGAGGCAACATCTGCATGTCCCTGCCCGCCGGGCCGATGATCACGCTGACCGTCGCCCTGGAGGCCACGTACGAGCTGTGGGCCCCCGACGGGTCCACGCGCACCGTCGACGCCCTCGACTTCGTGACCGGCGACCACCGGAACGTGCTCACGCCCGGCGAACTCCTGCGGCGCGTGCGGATCCCCGCGCACGCCCTGCGCAAGCGCACCACGCACCGCCGCTTCTCGCTGACCCGCCTCGGCCGCTCGACGGTCTTCCTCATCGCCACCCAGACGCCGGGCACGAGCGACCTGCTGCTCACCGTCACCGCGGGCACCACCCGGCCCGTGCGCATGGTTTTCGACACCATGCCCGATGCGGGGACCCTGCAGCAGAGCCTCGACGTCATACCCGTCGACGTGTGGTTCGCGGATCCCAACGGAACCCCCGAACACCGCCGCCACCTGACGAAGCACTTCGTCGAGGAGATGCGGCGCGAACTCGCGGCTGGAGGACCGGCATGA
- a CDS encoding molybdopterin-dependent oxidoreductase, giving the protein MTYRVNGRNLDGEPAPGQCLRTFLRSLGHFGVKKGCDAGDCGACTVWLDGIPVHSCVTPAFRAEGREVTTIEGLGSPGDLHPVQRRFRDAPGFQCGFCTAGMIMTAATFTEGQKADLPRALKGNLCRCTGYRAIEDAVRGVVGVETAAPGKAVGTSVGAPAANDVVTGRARFTMDTHIDGMLHLKVLHSPHAHARIVSVDKTAALAVPGVHRVYTWEDVPRRRFTTAIHTDHLVDPDDTFILDRTVRFVGQRVVAVLADTPGAAEEGCRKVAVAYELLPAVFDPEEAMAEGAPQIHGADDPFVRDPVRNVLLEIHSHIGDVEEGFAAADVIHEGTYVSPRVQHAHLETHGSIAWMDNGRLNVRTSSQSPSIAKVKLSYLFALRPDQLRVFCERVGGGFGGKQEVISEDLVALATLDTGRPVCFEYTREEEFTTASPRHPMKLTVKLGAKADGTLTAFQVRNVSNTGAYGNHGGETLYAGGAAVMIYRCPNKKYDAFSVYTNTVPSGALRGYGMTQPAFAVESAMHELAVALHMDPLELRRRNIVRPGDPLVSTHDGPDDVIFTEDGLAKCIDEVERAMARSADASPPGPGWLVGVGVASSLHETAPPTEHISEAWVTLGNDLVYELAVGTVEFGEGTSTAHVQIAANQLGTTPARIRLVQSDTDRTGFDTGAFASAGLFVAGNAVLRAANAVRDRILEFAAAHTGVHLVMCSMDDDGVLCGDHRVSLAELVALARARGIRFTAARKAYGSPRSLVSNTQGFRIAVHRVTGEIRVLHSVQATDAAVVINPAQVRGQVEGGVAQGLGFTLTENYQVDAGGVMLNPNFRNYRIPTYADVPRTEVLLVKSADSVGPMRAKGMAECCINPVAPALANALQDATGVRYRELPLTPERIYSRLGESKPVRTA; this is encoded by the coding sequence ATGACGTACCGCGTGAACGGCAGGAACCTCGACGGGGAACCCGCCCCCGGCCAGTGCCTGCGTACCTTCCTCCGCTCCCTCGGTCACTTCGGAGTCAAGAAGGGCTGTGACGCCGGCGATTGCGGCGCGTGCACGGTGTGGCTCGACGGGATCCCGGTCCACAGCTGCGTCACCCCCGCATTCCGTGCGGAAGGCCGGGAGGTGACCACGATCGAGGGCCTCGGCTCACCCGGCGACCTGCATCCTGTGCAGCGGCGCTTCCGTGACGCCCCCGGGTTCCAGTGCGGCTTCTGCACCGCAGGGATGATCATGACGGCGGCGACGTTCACCGAGGGCCAGAAGGCGGACCTGCCGCGGGCGCTGAAGGGCAATCTGTGCCGGTGCACCGGCTACAGGGCGATCGAGGACGCGGTGCGGGGCGTCGTCGGCGTGGAGACGGCCGCGCCCGGCAAGGCCGTGGGGACGAGCGTCGGCGCGCCGGCGGCCAACGACGTCGTCACCGGCCGCGCCAGGTTCACGATGGACACCCACATCGACGGGATGCTGCACCTCAAGGTGCTGCACTCGCCCCACGCGCATGCCCGGATCGTCTCGGTCGACAAGACCGCCGCGCTCGCCGTTCCCGGCGTGCACCGGGTCTACACCTGGGAAGACGTGCCGCGCAGACGCTTCACCACCGCGATCCACACCGATCATCTCGTCGACCCCGACGACACCTTCATCCTCGACCGGACGGTGCGCTTCGTCGGACAGCGCGTCGTCGCCGTCCTGGCCGACACCCCCGGGGCGGCGGAGGAGGGCTGCCGCAAGGTTGCCGTCGCATACGAGCTGCTGCCCGCGGTGTTCGACCCGGAGGAGGCAATGGCCGAGGGCGCCCCGCAGATCCACGGCGCGGACGACCCGTTTGTCCGTGACCCCGTCCGCAACGTCCTGCTTGAGATCCATTCGCACATCGGCGACGTCGAGGAGGGCTTCGCCGCGGCCGACGTGATCCACGAGGGCACGTACGTCTCCCCGCGCGTGCAGCACGCGCACCTGGAGACGCACGGCTCGATCGCGTGGATGGACAACGGCCGCCTCAACGTCCGCACCAGCTCGCAGTCGCCGTCGATCGCCAAGGTGAAGCTCTCCTACCTGTTCGCGCTGCGCCCGGACCAGCTGCGCGTGTTCTGCGAGCGCGTCGGGGGCGGGTTCGGCGGCAAACAGGAGGTGATCTCGGAGGATCTCGTCGCCCTCGCCACCCTCGACACCGGTCGGCCCGTCTGCTTCGAGTACACCCGCGAGGAGGAGTTCACCACGGCCTCGCCCCGGCACCCGATGAAGCTGACGGTCAAGCTGGGCGCGAAGGCGGACGGGACGCTCACGGCGTTCCAGGTGCGCAACGTGTCCAACACGGGCGCCTACGGCAACCACGGCGGTGAGACGCTCTACGCGGGCGGCGCGGCCGTCATGATCTACCGCTGCCCCAACAAGAAGTACGACGCGTTCTCCGTCTACACGAACACCGTCCCCAGCGGCGCGCTGCGCGGGTACGGGATGACACAGCCGGCGTTCGCCGTCGAATCGGCGATGCACGAACTCGCTGTCGCCCTGCACATGGATCCGCTCGAACTGCGGCGGCGCAACATCGTGAGGCCGGGCGATCCGCTCGTCTCGACGCACGACGGCCCCGACGACGTCATCTTCACCGAGGACGGGCTCGCGAAGTGCATCGACGAGGTGGAACGGGCCATGGCCCGCTCGGCCGACGCGTCTCCCCCCGGTCCCGGGTGGCTCGTCGGGGTCGGCGTCGCGAGCTCCCTGCACGAGACCGCACCCCCGACCGAGCACATCTCGGAGGCCTGGGTCACCCTCGGAAACGACCTCGTCTACGAACTGGCCGTCGGGACGGTCGAGTTCGGCGAGGGCACCTCGACCGCGCACGTCCAGATCGCGGCCAACCAGCTGGGCACGACGCCGGCGCGGATACGCCTCGTGCAGTCCGACACCGACCGCACGGGGTTCGACACCGGCGCGTTCGCGAGCGCGGGACTCTTCGTCGCCGGAAACGCGGTCTTGCGCGCGGCCAACGCCGTGCGCGACCGGATCCTCGAATTCGCCGCCGCCCACACCGGCGTCCACCTCGTGATGTGCTCCATGGACGACGACGGCGTCCTCTGCGGCGACCACCGCGTATCGCTGGCGGAGCTCGTCGCACTGGCGCGGGCGCGCGGCATCCGGTTCACCGCCGCACGCAAGGCCTACGGCTCGCCCCGGAGCCTGGTCTCCAACACGCAGGGGTTCCGCATCGCCGTCCACCGGGTGACGGGTGAGATCCGCGTCCTGCACAGCGTCCAGGCGACCGACGCCGCCGTCGTCATCAACCCGGCCCAGGTACGGGGCCAGGTGGAGGGCGGTGTCGCCCAGGGCCTCGGCTTCACGCTGACCGAGAACTACCAGGTCGATGCGGGCGGCGTAATGCTGAACCCGAACTTCCGCAACTACCGCATCCCCACCTACGCCGACGTCCCCCGCACCGAGGTGCTCCTGGTGAAGTCGGCCGATTCCGTCGGGCCCATGCGCGCGAAGGGCATGGCGGAATGCTGCATCAACCCGGTGGCCCCCGCTCTGGCGAACGCCCTCCAGGACGCCACGGGCGTCCGCTACCGCGAGCTGCCCCTGACCCCGGAACGAATCTACAGCCGACTGGGCGAGAGCAAGCCGGTACGGACGGCCTGA
- a CDS encoding zinc-dependent alcohol dehydrogenase family protein has protein sequence MRAVVFERYGEPAEVREVPEPGPAAGGVVVRVEATGLCRSDWHGWMGHDPDIVLPHVPGHELAGVVEAVGTGVTRWRVGDRVTAPFVCACGSCADCAAGDHQVCARQTQPGFTHWGSFAEYVALDHADVNLVAVPEELSYATAASLGCRFATAFRAVVAQGRVAPGEWVAVHGCGGVGLSAVMIAAAAGARVVAVDTAPGALELAREFGAAHCVDAGRGDVAEAVREATGGGAQLSLDALGSPATAAASVSGLRRRGRHVQVGLLPAAAGATALPMERVIGWELEILGSHGMAAHAYPPMMELVRSGILRPDLLVTSVIPLAGAPAALAAMGTSPGRGVSVILPGGPSRA, from the coding sequence ATGCGCGCGGTGGTGTTCGAGCGGTACGGCGAGCCGGCCGAGGTCCGGGAGGTGCCCGAGCCGGGCCCGGCCGCGGGCGGGGTCGTGGTCCGCGTCGAGGCGACGGGGCTGTGCCGCAGCGACTGGCACGGGTGGATGGGGCACGACCCGGACATCGTGCTGCCGCACGTGCCGGGGCACGAACTGGCCGGGGTGGTGGAGGCGGTGGGCACGGGCGTGACCCGCTGGCGGGTCGGCGACCGGGTCACGGCGCCGTTCGTCTGCGCCTGCGGGAGCTGCGCGGACTGCGCGGCCGGCGACCACCAGGTGTGCGCCCGGCAGACGCAGCCCGGTTTCACGCACTGGGGGTCCTTCGCCGAGTACGTGGCGCTGGACCACGCCGACGTGAACCTGGTGGCGGTGCCCGAGGAGCTCTCGTACGCGACGGCCGCCTCGCTGGGCTGCCGGTTCGCGACGGCGTTCCGGGCCGTGGTCGCGCAGGGGCGGGTGGCGCCGGGCGAGTGGGTCGCCGTCCACGGCTGCGGCGGGGTGGGCCTGTCCGCGGTGATGATCGCGGCGGCGGCCGGGGCAAGGGTGGTGGCGGTGGACACCGCGCCGGGGGCGCTGGAGCTGGCGCGCGAGTTCGGGGCGGCGCACTGCGTGGACGCGGGGCGCGGCGACGTGGCCGAGGCCGTCCGGGAGGCGACGGGGGGCGGGGCGCAGCTGTCGCTGGACGCCCTGGGGTCCCCGGCGACGGCGGCGGCCTCGGTGTCGGGGCTGCGCAGGCGCGGACGGCACGTACAGGTCGGGCTGCTGCCGGCGGCGGCCGGGGCAACGGCCTTGCCGATGGAGCGGGTGATCGGCTGGGAGCTGGAGATCCTCGGCAGCCACGGGATGGCGGCGCACGCGTACCCGCCGATGATGGAGCTGGTCAGGTCCGGGATCCTGCGCCCGGACCTGCTGGTCACCTCGGTGATCCCCCTCGCCGGGGCCCCGGCGGCCCTCGCCGCGATGGGCACGTCCCCGGGCCGCGGGGTCAGCGTGATCCTGCCGGGCGGGCCCTCCCGCGCCTGA
- a CDS encoding DMT family transporter, with protein sequence MGVVLPVLLALFAALSNAFATVLQRRAALTVPQSAGFRFSLILDLLRRPVWVAGIIAVIAAGAGQAAALATGPLALVQPLFVLELPLALLIASLLARRRLPGALWLAVAAVVGGLGLALAGASPEGNLTDVPADRWIPTLAGCAVAVAALAVAGLRRPPGRARAGCLGAATAVCYALTAALMKSAVVRLGDGGGIVAFLTAWQTYAFVVTGICALLLLEHAMQGGPLVASQPALTLGDAMLGIALGVLLYEEHVRAGWWLLPQLLGVALIAAGIRALSRPEVGDGAP encoded by the coding sequence ATGGGCGTCGTCCTGCCGGTCCTCCTCGCGCTGTTCGCGGCGCTCAGCAACGCGTTCGCCACCGTCCTCCAGCGGCGGGCGGCCCTCACCGTGCCGCAGAGCGCCGGGTTCCGGTTCAGCCTGATCCTCGATCTGCTGCGGCGGCCGGTGTGGGTGGCCGGGATCATCGCCGTGATCGCCGCCGGGGCCGGGCAGGCCGCGGCGCTGGCGACGGGCCCGCTGGCCCTCGTACAGCCGCTGTTCGTGCTGGAGTTGCCGCTCGCGCTGCTGATCGCCTCGCTGCTGGCCCGGCGGCGGCTGCCGGGGGCGCTGTGGCTGGCCGTGGCGGCGGTGGTCGGCGGGCTGGGGCTGGCCCTGGCAGGGGCCTCGCCCGAGGGGAATCTGACGGACGTGCCCGCCGATCGCTGGATCCCGACCCTGGCGGGGTGCGCGGTGGCCGTCGCGGCCCTGGCCGTGGCCGGGCTGCGCCGCCCGCCCGGGCGGGCCCGGGCCGGCTGCCTCGGGGCCGCCACGGCCGTCTGCTACGCGCTCACCGCCGCGCTGATGAAGTCGGCCGTGGTCCGCCTCGGCGACGGCGGCGGCATCGTGGCGTTCCTGACCGCCTGGCAGACGTACGCCTTCGTGGTGACCGGCATCTGCGCGCTGCTGCTGCTCGAACACGCCATGCAGGGCGGGCCGCTGGTCGCCTCGCAGCCCGCGCTGACGCTGGGCGACGCCATGCTCGGCATCGCGCTGGGCGTCCTGTTGTACGAGGAGCACGTCCGGGCGGGGTGGTGGCTGCTCCCCCAGCTGCTGGGCGTCGCCCTGATCGCGGCCGGCATCCGCGCCCTGTCCCGCCCGGAGGTCGGGGACGGGGCACCGTAA